A genomic region of Micromonospora sp. NBC_01796 contains the following coding sequences:
- the trpS gene encoding tryptophan--tRNA ligase: MPDVPARPRVLSGIQPTADSFHLGNYLGAVRNWVAMQETHDTFYCVVDLHAITAGHDPVVLRQRTRVAAAQLLAVGLDPERCTLFVQSQVPEHAQLAWVLSCITGFGEASRMTQFKDKSAKQGADRSSVGLFTYPILQAADILLYQADAVPVGEDQRQHLELTRDLAQRFNTLFGPTFTVPAAYIVRDTAKIVDLQDPTAKMSKSASSPAGLIELLDDPAKSAKKIRSAVTDTGREVLFDQEQKPGVSNLLTIYAALTGRGIEDLVSAYDGKGYGDLKKDLAAVVTEFVTPIQERTRAYLDDPAQLDKLLAIGAEKARAVASTTLAAAYDRVGFLPAARND, translated from the coding sequence ATGCCCGACGTTCCTGCCCGCCCCAGAGTGCTTTCCGGCATCCAGCCGACCGCCGACTCGTTCCACCTGGGCAACTACCTCGGTGCGGTCCGCAACTGGGTGGCGATGCAGGAGACGCACGACACCTTCTACTGCGTGGTCGACCTGCACGCGATCACCGCCGGGCACGACCCGGTGGTGCTGCGCCAGCGCACCCGGGTCGCGGCGGCACAGTTGCTGGCGGTGGGGTTGGACCCGGAGCGGTGCACCCTGTTCGTCCAGTCCCAGGTGCCGGAGCACGCCCAGCTTGCCTGGGTGCTGAGCTGCATCACCGGGTTCGGTGAGGCCAGCCGGATGACCCAGTTCAAGGACAAGTCCGCCAAGCAGGGCGCGGACCGCTCCAGCGTGGGGCTGTTCACGTACCCGATCCTGCAGGCGGCGGACATCCTGCTCTACCAGGCGGACGCGGTTCCGGTGGGCGAGGACCAGCGCCAGCACCTGGAGCTGACCCGGGACCTGGCGCAGCGGTTCAACACCCTGTTCGGGCCGACCTTCACGGTGCCGGCGGCGTACATCGTGCGGGACACCGCGAAGATCGTCGACCTCCAGGACCCGACCGCGAAGATGTCCAAGTCGGCGTCGTCGCCGGCCGGTCTGATCGAGCTGCTGGACGACCCGGCCAAGTCGGCCAAGAAGATCAGGTCGGCGGTCACCGACACCGGCCGCGAGGTCCTCTTCGACCAGGAACAGAAGCCGGGCGTCTCGAACCTGCTCACCATCTACGCGGCCCTCACCGGCCGCGGCATCGAGGACCTGGTCTCGGCGTACGACGGCAAGGGGTACGGGGACCTGAAGAAGGACCTGGCCGCGGTGGTGACCGAGTTCGTCACCCCGATCCAGGAACGTACCCGGGCCTACCTGGACGACCCGGCCCAGTTGGACAAGCTGCTGGCGATCGGTGCGGAGAAGGCCCGTGCTGTCGCCTCGACCACCCTGGCCGCCGCGTACGACCGGGTGGGGTTCCTGCCGGCGGCGCGCAATGACTGA
- a CDS encoding 2'-5' RNA ligase family protein, producing MVRTDGSQQTEGTSTRIGVAVDIPQPWGDVLTRRRAEAGDPQAAYVPAHLTLLGPTEIPLDYLPAVEAHLDKVAADHQPYTLHLRGTGTFRPITEVVFVAVAAGISECELLAEAINGAPGLVRDTRFPYHPHVTVAHDVAAEALDRVYEDLAGFSARFEVRKFTLFSHSGAARWQPRRDYLLGG from the coding sequence GTGGTTCGGACGGACGGGTCGCAGCAGACCGAGGGCACCTCGACCCGGATCGGGGTCGCGGTGGACATCCCGCAACCGTGGGGTGACGTGCTCACCCGACGCCGGGCCGAGGCGGGTGACCCGCAGGCGGCGTACGTGCCGGCGCACCTGACCCTGCTCGGGCCGACCGAGATCCCGTTGGACTACCTGCCGGCGGTGGAGGCACACCTGGACAAGGTGGCCGCCGACCACCAGCCGTACACCCTGCATCTGCGGGGGACCGGGACGTTCCGGCCGATCACCGAGGTGGTCTTCGTCGCGGTGGCGGCCGGGATCAGCGAGTGCGAGCTGCTGGCCGAGGCGATCAACGGGGCGCCGGGGCTGGTCCGGGACACCCGTTTTCCGTACCACCCGCACGTGACGGTGGCGCACGACGTCGCCGCCGAGGCGTTGGACCGGGTGTACGAGGACCTGGCCGGCTTCTCCGCCCGGTTCGAGGTACGGAAGTTCACCCTCTTCTCGCACAGTGGTGCGGCGCGCTGGCAGCCGCGTCGGGACTACCTGCTGGGCGGCTGA
- a CDS encoding YihY/virulence factor BrkB family protein → MNVLDRVVSRAERRVQAWRDRSPVFDHFCRAVGRYVEVLGGRLAAGIAYYGFFAVFALGLVAYWIFGTILGESAQVSSGAEHFFRQNLPFLDPEQIQQGARRVGIIGLVLLVITGVGWVEAIRSSQRLIYRLNQQPGYVVIRQLIDLVVVLGVFLLLGISVGAVDTLQSLFRMVFGSHSILVSITSWLLAVVINMVLATALMLAVPRLRITPRRLFSPVLLVALGVTLLNSVGRYYVIRFERNLAYTAVAGTVGLLVYLYLLNQLLLFGAALAATSRRGRVIDLAADDPLPPGPPR, encoded by the coding sequence GTGAACGTCCTGGATCGGGTGGTGTCGCGCGCCGAGCGGCGGGTGCAGGCGTGGCGTGACCGCTCGCCGGTGTTCGACCACTTCTGCCGTGCGGTCGGGCGTTACGTCGAGGTGCTCGGTGGACGGCTCGCCGCCGGGATCGCGTACTACGGCTTCTTCGCGGTGTTCGCCCTCGGCCTGGTCGCGTACTGGATCTTCGGCACGATTCTGGGTGAGAGCGCCCAGGTCAGTTCCGGAGCGGAGCACTTCTTCCGGCAGAACCTGCCGTTCCTCGACCCGGAGCAGATCCAGCAGGGTGCCCGTCGGGTCGGCATCATCGGCCTGGTCCTGCTGGTGATCACCGGCGTGGGTTGGGTGGAGGCGATCCGTTCGTCCCAGCGCCTGATCTACCGGCTCAACCAGCAGCCCGGGTACGTGGTGATCCGGCAACTGATCGACCTGGTGGTGGTCCTCGGGGTGTTCCTGCTGCTGGGCATCTCGGTCGGCGCGGTGGACACCCTGCAGTCGCTGTTCCGGATGGTGTTCGGTTCGCACTCGATCCTGGTCTCGATCACCAGTTGGCTGCTGGCCGTGGTGATCAACATGGTGCTGGCCACGGCGCTGATGTTGGCGGTGCCCCGGCTGCGGATAACCCCGCGCCGGCTGTTCTCCCCGGTGCTGCTGGTGGCGCTGGGGGTGACCCTGCTGAACTCGGTGGGTCGCTACTACGTGATCCGGTTCGAGCGGAACCTGGCGTACACCGCCGTCGCCGGTACGGTCGGCCTGCTGGTCTACCTGTACCTGTTGAACCAGTTGCTGCTGTTCGGTGCGGCGTTGGCGGCGACCAGTCGACGGGGTCGGGTGATCGACCTGGCGGCGGACGACCCGCTGCCGCCCGGTCCGCCCCGCTGA